The Chelonia mydas isolate rCheMyd1 chromosome 3, rCheMyd1.pri.v2, whole genome shotgun sequence genome includes a region encoding these proteins:
- the ARMT1 gene encoding damage-control phosphatase ARMT1 isoform X2 translates to MYRRIHEALVHNPPIDDYDVFKEAKVHSFFESQQAIIALCTYLQELLKNIEDLDEKQLQEEFYKLLQVSLWGNKCDLSISAGEDNSQKASPVKSLDNLKTSILVDDMESIWSLLINSKKRRTSEEVTRVDIVLDNAGYELITDLVLADFLLSSKLASEIHFHGKCIPWYVSDTTKQDFNWTIKQLQSANNKWMSRCGINWEGSIKKGVLVYHDHMFWTLPHEFCSMAQVATDLYTELQKSHLIIFKGDLNYRKLTGDRKWEFTVPFHQALNKFHPAPLCSLRTLKSDVQVGLKPGQGEQFVNSEPDWMICGKYGVVQFDASL, encoded by the exons ATGTATCGCCGCATTCATGAAGCACTAGTTCATAA TCCTCCTATTGATGACTATGATGTATTTAAAGAAGCAAAGGTTCACAGCTTCTTTGAATCCCAACAAGCTATTATTGCTTTATGCACTTACTTGCAGGAACTTCTTAAAAACATTGAGGACCTAGATGAAAAACAACTTCAGGAAGAATTTTATAAGCTGCTGCAG GTTTCATTGTGGGGGAATAAGTGCGACCTCTCCATTTCAGCTGGTGAAGACAACTCTCAGAAAGCTAGTCCTGTAAAATCGTTGGACAACTTGAAAACTTCCATCTTAGTGGATGATATGGAAAGCATTTGGTCACTGCTTATTAACAGCAAGAAAAGAAGAACTTCAGAAGAAGTTACTAGAGTTGACATAGTGCTGGATAATGCTGGATATGAACTTATTACTGATCTAGTACTGGCTGACTTTCTGTTATCATCAAAGTTAGCTTCTGAAATCCATTTCCATGGAAAGTGTATTCCATGGTATGTATCAGATACTACAAAGCAAGATTTTAATTGGACTATTAAACAGTTGCAGTCAGCTAATAATAAGTGGATGTCTAGGTGTGGGATAAACTGGGAGGGCAGTATTAAAAAAGGAGTTTTGGTTTACCATGATCACATGTTTTGGACtctgccacatgaattttgtagTATGGCTCAGGTTGCTACTGACTTGTACACTGAGCTGCAGAAGtcacatttaattatttttaaaggtgatCTGAACTACAGGAAACTAACTGGAGATAGAAAATGGGAGTTTACTGTTCCATTTCATCAAGCCTTAAACAAATTTCATCCTGCACCTCTTTGCAGCTTGAGAACACTAAAATCTGATGTTCAGGTTGGTCTGAAACCTGGACAAGGTGAGCAGTTTGTGAATTCTGAACCTGACTGGATGATATGTGGGAAATATGGAGTAGTTCAGTTTGATGCATCTTTGTGA
- the ARMT1 gene encoding damage-control phosphatase ARMT1 isoform X1, whose translation MAGVPASLAGSFKGSFAYFTIKDRLPQILTRVIDTLHRHKNEFFEEHGEKGIEAEKNTISILSKLRNELQTDKPLVPLDDKLPDVPLWNQYLEYQQNLLDGNEQPSWFQSPWLYVECYMYRRIHEALVHNPPIDDYDVFKEAKVHSFFESQQAIIALCTYLQELLKNIEDLDEKQLQEEFYKLLQVSLWGNKCDLSISAGEDNSQKASPVKSLDNLKTSILVDDMESIWSLLINSKKRRTSEEVTRVDIVLDNAGYELITDLVLADFLLSSKLASEIHFHGKCIPWYVSDTTKQDFNWTIKQLQSANNKWMSRCGINWEGSIKKGVLVYHDHMFWTLPHEFCSMAQVATDLYTELQKSHLIIFKGDLNYRKLTGDRKWEFTVPFHQALNKFHPAPLCSLRTLKSDVQVGLKPGQGEQFVNSEPDWMICGKYGVVQFDASL comes from the exons ATGGCGGGGGTACCGGCTTCGTTGGCGGGCAGCTTCAAGGG ATCTTTTGCATATTTTACAATTAAGGACAGGCTGCCTCAAATCCTAACTAGGGTTATTGATACTTTGCACCGACataaaaatgaattctttgaagAACATGGAGAG aaaggcaTTGAGGCAGAGAAGAATACTATATCCATCCTCTCTAAGTTAAGGAATGAGCTGCAAACAGACAAACCATTGGTTCCTTTGGATGATAAACTCCCTGATGTTCCACTGTGGAATCAATACCTAGAATATCAACAAAATTTATTAGATGGAAATGAACAGCCAAGCTGGTTTCAGTCCCCTTGGTTATATGTGGAGTGTTACATGTATCGCCGCATTCATGAAGCACTAGTTCATAA TCCTCCTATTGATGACTATGATGTATTTAAAGAAGCAAAGGTTCACAGCTTCTTTGAATCCCAACAAGCTATTATTGCTTTATGCACTTACTTGCAGGAACTTCTTAAAAACATTGAGGACCTAGATGAAAAACAACTTCAGGAAGAATTTTATAAGCTGCTGCAG GTTTCATTGTGGGGGAATAAGTGCGACCTCTCCATTTCAGCTGGTGAAGACAACTCTCAGAAAGCTAGTCCTGTAAAATCGTTGGACAACTTGAAAACTTCCATCTTAGTGGATGATATGGAAAGCATTTGGTCACTGCTTATTAACAGCAAGAAAAGAAGAACTTCAGAAGAAGTTACTAGAGTTGACATAGTGCTGGATAATGCTGGATATGAACTTATTACTGATCTAGTACTGGCTGACTTTCTGTTATCATCAAAGTTAGCTTCTGAAATCCATTTCCATGGAAAGTGTATTCCATGGTATGTATCAGATACTACAAAGCAAGATTTTAATTGGACTATTAAACAGTTGCAGTCAGCTAATAATAAGTGGATGTCTAGGTGTGGGATAAACTGGGAGGGCAGTATTAAAAAAGGAGTTTTGGTTTACCATGATCACATGTTTTGGACtctgccacatgaattttgtagTATGGCTCAGGTTGCTACTGACTTGTACACTGAGCTGCAGAAGtcacatttaattatttttaaaggtgatCTGAACTACAGGAAACTAACTGGAGATAGAAAATGGGAGTTTACTGTTCCATTTCATCAAGCCTTAAACAAATTTCATCCTGCACCTCTTTGCAGCTTGAGAACACTAAAATCTGATGTTCAGGTTGGTCTGAAACCTGGACAAGGTGAGCAGTTTGTGAATTCTGAACCTGACTGGATGATATGTGGGAAATATGGAGTAGTTCAGTTTGATGCATCTTTGTGA